In Indioceanicola profundi, the genomic stretch GGCAAAGGCACCTTCCGAGCACCCTGGCTGACCCTGGGCGCCGTAGCTGTGGCCCCGGCCGGGGACGATGTCGGCCGGTTGACGGTCCAGGGCAATCTGGTCATGTCCAATGCCAGCTCCTTGATCCTGGACGTGAAGCGCGGGGCGGCCGATCAGCTCAGGGTCCTGGCTGACGCCTCCGCCGGGTCGGCGGGCACGGCGGAACTGGATGGAACGCTGGTCTTCAACAAAGCCAAAGGTGCGGCGCCGCGCCATGGCGAGAGCTACAGGATACTCACCGCGGAAGGCGGGGTGGACGGCCGCTTCGACAACGTCCTGGCCATCACCGGCGTGCTGCGCCCGAAGGTGAGCTACACGGACGATGCGGTGGTGGCGGAGCTTCGCGCCGGATCGCTGGCCCAGATGCTGAAGTCGGGTTCGCCCCTCCAGCTCGCCTTCGCCAATATCCTGGACCGGTTGCGCGATGGCTCCTACGCCAACCTGCACGGCCTGTATGGGGAGATGGACTGGCTGGACGGAAATGCGCTGGGTGCGATGTTCAACAATCTGGCCCCGAGCGGCCTAACCGGGGCGCTGTCCCTGTTCGAAGCGCAGAACCGTGGCTTCACCGACCTGTTCAGCGGGCGGCTCGCCCTACTGGGCAGCCCCGGCGGAGCGCATGGGCTGCAGGTCCTGGGCGATGTGGGCCAGGTGCTGGCGCTTGGCGGCGATGCCGGGCTGCACCCGGCACAGCGGGCGCGCGGCATCGGCGGCATGGGTTTCAGCGGCTCCTACGGCGCTCCGCAGATGGTTCCCCTGCCCGACGGGATGAGCGGGTTCGTCTCCGGCGGATATCAGGAGCAGGGGCGTTCCGCCACCGTGGGTCAGGCGGCCATGACGGACGACCAGGGCGAGCGGAGCTGGCATCTTGCCATGGGGCTGGAGCGGCGGGCCGGCGAGCGGCTGACCCTGGGCTTCGCCACCGCCTATGCCAGCGGCGAGAGCGCCTATGGCATCCAGGCCTACAACACCGCCGAAACCCGCAGCATGCAGTCCGCCTTCTACGGCGCCTACCGCTTCGACGGCGGGGCCTATGTGGCGGCACTGGCCAGCGCCGGGGTGAACGATGCCGACAGCCGGCGGCAGTTCGGCGTCGGCGAGTTGCCATATGACGTGGCAGGCCGGTTCCAGGGCAGCACCGTTTCTACCATGATGGAAACGGGCGTGAACCTGATCGTTCCCGGCGGCCTGACCCTGACGCCCAAGGCCGGGCTGCGGCACAGCTGGCTGCACACCGACGGCTTCGAGGAAGCGGGCGGCGATGCCGCGCTGCGCGTGGATGCCCGGACCCTGGCGCGGATGGAGGGGCGGCTCGGCTTCGGTCTCGGCGGGGTGGTCGAGACGGTCAGCGGCTGGACCTTGACCCCGCAGGTGGAGGCGGCCTTCGTCCGCAACCTGTCGGGCCAGGACCCGGCCTACCGTGTGCGCTTCGTGGCGGTGGAGATGGAGAGCTTCGCCCTTCCGGCCGCCTTGCGCGACACGGGCTGGGGCGAGGTCCGCGGCGGCCTGCGGATGGAGAGGGCGGGCTTGAGCTTCGGGCTCGACCTCTCCACCGACATCGGCCGGCAGGAGCTGCATGAGGACCGCGCCCGCGCCAGCGTGGGCTTCCGGTTCTGAACCGCGACCGGACCAGGAGGGGGCGGGCCCGAAAGCCCGCCCCTTTTCCGTGCCCTCAATCCTTGTAGCCGGGGCCGACCCGGTCCAGCTTGCGGATCAGTGCGGGCCAGACCAGAGCATCGGCCACCTGGCCCAGCCCCATCCTGCCGATCTGCATGTTCTTCTCGATCACCGGTTCCGCCGTGGGGTAGAGCCCGCCGCCCGCCGCCGCCTGCATGGCCAGGGTGCGGACCTGCATAGTGCAGGCGCGTTCCAGGAAATACATGCGGGTGAAGGCCTGGGCCACGGTCGGCCCCACCGTGAGGGTGCCGTGGTTGCGCAGCAGCATGGTGCCCTTGCTGCCGAGGTCCCGCTGCAGCCGCGGCCGCTCGTCATGGTCGAGCGCGACGCCTTCGTAATCATGGTAGGCGAGGTCCGCCATGGCGAGCTGGGCGGTCTGGTTCAGCGGCAGCAGCCCCTGCTCCAGCGTCGCCACCGCGGTGCCATCCGGCGTGTGCAGATGCATGACGCAGCCGGCATCCTCCCGCACCTCGTGCACGGCGGAATGGATGGTGAAGCCGGCGGGGTTCACCGGATAGGGGCTGTCCCCCACCTTCTGTCCGTCCAGGTCCACCTTGACCAAGCTGGAGGCGGTGATCTCCTCGAACAGCAGGCCGTAGGGGTTGATCAGGAAGTGATGCTCCGGCCCCGGCACCCGGGCGGAGATGTGGGTGAAGACCAGATCGTCCCAGCCGAACAGGGCCACCAGCCGGTAGGCCGCCGCCAGATCGACCCGGACCTTCCGTTCGGCATCGCTCATCGACACCTGTGCCGAAGCCTCCGACATCGCATTCCTCCCGTTAGAATTATTGGATTGGTTGGAAAGAACTGTAGCCGCGGCGGCACCCCGGCGGCAACGGGCGCGTATGTGGCGCGGACACTTCGGACGGATGCCGGCCGGGGCGGCTTAACGTACCAAAGGCCACGCTTAACGCACCTAACGCAACCCTTAACGCATCATCAGAAAGTCGATTTTCCCCATGGATGTCAGTGGCTTGCGTTCGTTAACGCACCAAACGCAACGCCTCCGCCATGGCGTGCGCCCCTGGACCACACCCCGTTCACGAGACAGTGCCATCCCCACAAGCATGGATCGCCTGCCGGGCTGCCGACGCGCAATTCACGGAACCCAAGAGCCGCGGCCCGTCGGGGCCATGGGGGATCATCGCAGGAAAATAGGATTATTGTCACTAGTGCGAACGGCCGCCGCGGGTGTTGACGACAGCGGAGGGCCGGCTGCACCCTGGATGCGGCGGCTGACGCAGGATCGGAACAAGGCTGCCCAACGGAAGGATTCAGGATTGATCGAGCTGTTCACCGCCGCCACGCCGAACGGATACAAGGTCAGTTGCCTGCTGGAGGAGCTGGGGCTGGACTACCAGGCCCGCCGCCTGGACCTGACCAATTCCGAGCAGAAGGAGCCCTGGTTCCTGGCCATCAACCCCAATGGCCGCATCCCGACCATCATCGACCATGCGCCTGCCGACGGCGGCGAACCGCTGCCCATCTTCGAGTCCGGCGCCATCATGGTGTATCTGGCGGAGAAGACCGGGAAGCTGCTGCCCACGGATGTGCGAGGGCGGACGCTGGTGATGCAGTGGCTGATGTTCCAGATGGGCGGCGTCGGCCCGATGATGGGACAGGCCAACGTCTTCCACCGCTATTTCCCGGAGAAGATTCCGGCCGCCATTGAGCGGTACCAGAAGGAATCCAAGCGCCTTTTCACCGTGCTGGACGGGCGGCTGAAGGATCACGAGTATCTGGCCGGCGACTTCAGCATCGCTGACATCGCCAACTGGTGCTGGGTGCGGACCCACAACTGGTCGGGGGTGGAGATCGACGATCTGCCGAACCTGCGCCGCTGGATCGACGCCATCGCTGCCCGCCCCGCCTGCGCCAAGGGCATCACCATCCCGCCCCGCGCCGAGAATGCCGAGCAGGTGGTGAAGCTGGGCCAGAGCATGATCGTGCGGTAAGGCAGCCGGCCTGCCAGGACCGAACAAATCATAATAACGGGAGGAAATCCTTGCGCCTGTATGACGACCCCATTGCCCCCACGCCGCGCCGTGTCCGCATGTTCCTGGCCGAGAAGGGCATGGACATTCCAAAGGTGCCGATCATCATTGGCAAGGGGGAGCACAAGACGGAGACCTACCGGAAGCTGGCCCCGAACACCCGCGTTCCGGCGCTGGAGCTGGATGACGGCACGGTGATCCTGGAGAGCGTCGCCATCTGCCGCTACATCGAGGGCATCCAGCCGGAACCGCCCCTGATGGGCACCACGCCCAAGGAGCAGGCTCTGATCGAGATGTGGCAGCGGCGGATCGAGTTCGAGCTGCTGCTGCCCATGGCATCGGTGTTCCGCCATAGCCATCCCAAGATGGCGGCGCTGGAGCATCAGGTGCCCGAGTTCGCCGCCGCCCAGAAGCCGATCGCGGAGCAGCGGCTGGCCCTGTTGGACGAGGATCTGGCGCGGCACGAGTTCATCGCCGGCGACCGCTTCAGCATCGCCGACATCACCGCCTTCACCACGGTGGAGTTCTTCTGCAAGTACGGCGGCATTCCCCTGCCCGAGGGGCTGGACAATGTGCGCCGCTGGCGGGACCAGGTGGCCGCCCGGCCCAGCGCCCAGGCCTGATGCCGGAGCCGGCCGCCAGCCTTACCGGTTTGCGGCCGACTCCCCTCTTCCGCTCGCCATGAGCGCTTTCTCATAGGCGGCAAGACGCTCCTCCGCGAAGGGCGAATGGGCCACACGCGCCAGTTCGACCCAGAGCCTGGCCGCAAAGGCGGGCTCCTGCGCCGCCAGGGCATGGGAAAGCATCAGGTAATAGGGCTTCCGCTCCCAGGGCAGGTCCAGAGTCTGGAGAGCATCTGCCAGTTCCGGATGGCGGTGGAATACCGCCTTGCCGATCCGATCCAGGAGCAGCACGGCATCCAACCGGCTGGCGGCAGTCATTTCCATGGCGCGGAGGTTGTCGCCCACTTCGAAAACCGGATAGCCCCTGTCCGTCAGATCGTCGGCGACGGAGGTATTGCGAAGCACCCCGACCATTCCGTCCAACCCATCGATCTTGTCACCGTTCCAACCAAAGCGACGCTCGCCCCGCCGCACATAAAAGACGTAGGACTGGACGAACATGCTCCGGGACGCGTCTGGCTCCCCCTGTGCGGTCAGGGGATAGACGCCATATTCCTGCCGCTCCGGCCGGAAGCTGGCCTCGAACACGCCATCCACCTCCCCGCCCTTGAGCATGGCGAGGGCACGGCGGAAGGGAGCGCGGATGAAGCGGACATCCACATCCAGCCGCCGCGCGGCTTCACTTATATATTCGAGAGACAGTCCGGGCATGGCATCCGGCACCGTGTAGGTGCCCAGATGCCAGGGCCAGCTCTCATTCACATCGTAAGCGAGGGTGAGCACCCGGCGTTCCGCCGCCATGGCCTGGAACTGGGCCAGGACCAGAAACAGGATCGCCAGCAGGAATCCCAGACGCATCAATTTGACCCATAAGGGAAAATCACGGCTGAACGATAAGCCGCAGCCGCCGACAGGGTCAACTCCCGTGCCGTATGCACCGGGACGAAGTCTTGCGATGGCTGCCGGATTGCATCAATCGCCGCGGCGGTCGCGACGGTGCTGTCGCCGCATCAGAAGCAGGAACAATCCGATCATCACCAGGGCGCCCAGCGCCAGCGCCAGGATCGCCCCCTGCCCGCCGGCCGGCAACCCGCCCAGACCGGCCGTGAGATGGAAGCCCCAATAGCCGATCCCGGCGATGAAGACGACCAGAACCAGGATCAGGATGACCGCCGGCCGCATGATGTCCTGCTTCCCCCTTTGATCCGAGCGCCGTTTCCACCGCCAATAGCCAAGGCCGTGGCGGGGTTCCCCAAAGTTCGACGGAAGGGCTCAGAACCCGCTTTCGCGCACCAGCACGGCCATGAAGGACCGCCAGGCGGCAACGGCCAGACTTTGCCGCTCACCCTCCAGCGCCACCGTGCCCCGGACAGCCAGATCCGGCGCATTGTTCATCTCAACCGGGGTGAGGAGCACACGATAGACGGCCATCTCCGGCACCGGCATGCCGTCCTTGTCCGGAACGGCGGCCAGCCCGCCGCCATAGGTGGAGGAAAGCTCCTTGGCCGAACCAAGACGGCGGGTCGCGGTCTGGGCGATGTCGGTGACCCTCAGGCGGAGCGATGGCCGCGCCGCCTCTTCCGGATAGAAGACGGCTTCGCCGCCCACGGCCAAGCGGCGCAGATCGGCTTCCGGCACATAAGCCTCCACCATGGCGCTGTCGGGGGAGACCAGGGTGGCAAGCCATTCGCCCTGCGGCATCCAGGCGCCCGGCGCCAGCTCGGGCACCCTTTCCATCAGACGCCCGGCGAAGGGAGCCGCCACACTGAGCCTGTCGGCGTCCTGCCTGAGCCCGGCGCGCTTGGCGATCGCGGTTTCCAGCTCCTGCCAGGTCACCTGACGGTTGGCCGTGATCTCATTGACCATGGCGTGGAAGTTGCTCTGCCAGCGGAGCACGGCAATCTGCCGCTCCACCTGCGCCAGCTCGAAGGCGAGGTCGGGGGCGGCGAAGCGGAACAGCGGCTGGCCGGCCTCGACCCGGTCGCCCTGCTGCACCAGCACCTCGGCCAGTTGGGCGCCGGTGGGCACGAAAATCTGGGCCTGGTTCTCCGCCCGCAGCAAGGCCGGGGCGTGCACGCTGCCCTTCCAGGGGAACAGCCCCAGCCCCAGCAGCAGAACAGCGCCGGACAGGGTGAGCGTGGTGTTCAGGTTCAAGCGGTAGGCATCCCGCCGCTTGGCCCATTCCTTCATTTCGTTCCAGATCGGCATGCCGATGAACCAAGCCAGTTCCACAATCATCAGGAAGATGCCCAGCACCTTGAAGAACAGGTGATAGACAAGCAGGGCGATGCCCAGGAACAGGAAGAAGCGGTAGACCCAGGTGCCCAGCGCATAGCCGATCAGGATGCGCTCCATCTTCGGCTCGAACACTTCCGGCTTTGGCTCTCCGAAGCCGAACAGCTGCTCCCGCAGCCACCAGCGGCCCAGCCGGAAGGACCGCTCCTGCAGGTTGGCGACGTCCAGCGCATCCGTGGTCAGGAAATAACCGTCGAAGCGCATGAACGGGTTCAGGTTCACGGCCAGGGTCAGTATCCAGGTGGTGGTCGCCAGCAGGAAGGCGGCGCTCCGCACCGGACCGTCGGGCAGAAAGCTCCACAACAGCGTCATGTAGCAGGCCAGCGCCACCTCGGCCGCCATGCCGGCGGCCCCGATGGCCAGGCGCTTGGTCCGGTCGGGCAGCGTCCAGGCGGCCGAGGTGTCGGTATAGAGCACCGGCCACATCACCATCAGCGCCACACCCATGGTGGGCACCCGGCAGCCGAAGCGCTTGGCCGTGTAGGCATGCCCGAGTTCATGCAGCACTTTGGCGGTGAGCAGCGCCAGCCCGGACAGGGCAGCCCCCTCCAGCGAGAAGAAATGCAGGAAGGTGTTCAGGAACACGTCCCACTGCCGGGCCACCAGGAAAAGGCCGGTCAGTCCGACCAGAAGCGTCAGCAGAAGAAAGTTCCGGCTGTAGAGCGGCTCCACATAGCGCATGGTTGCGTTCAGGAACCGCTCCGGCCGCACCAGCGGGATGCGCATGAAGAGATAATTCTTCAGCAGCCACTTGGCCGGTCCCATCCGCATGGCCTGGATCTGGGCGTAGAGCCGGCCATTGGCCTCCGCCCCGCGGACCTGGAGCAGGTTGGCCTGCATCAGGAAACGGGCGAACTCCTCCACATCCTCACCGGTGAGGTCCAGCGGAGTGGCGGCGCTCACCGCGCCGGCAATAGCGGCCGGATCGCCCTTCTCCCAGCGGGCCAGCATCTCCACCTCGGCCCAGCCGATGCGGAAGAAGCGGTTGCGGGCCGGGTCCTCCAGGGTCCAGGTGGGCGCTCCGTCGCGCCCGCGCGGCCCCTTGTGTAGCACGAGCTCGTCCCGCAACGGGGCCAGCCGCACCATCGGCGTCATGGGGCCGCCGCCGCGGCCCCCGTTGGCGACGGCTAGAGCCCCAGCCATAGCCGCATCGCTGCCAGAGGACGGCGCATCAGATAGAGGAACAGGATGGTGCGCTCGCCATAGACCTTGGCTGTGCCCTTGAGGCCGACGCGCAGCCGCTCATCCGCCCGCTCGAAACGGGCGCGCAGGCGATAGGCCATGATGCCGTCCGGCGTCTGCGCCGCCCGGTAGCCGGCCCGTTCCAGCACGGCCGGTACCGGCGCTGAGGCGTCGATGTTCAGGAACAGCAGGATCTCTGCCCCGGATTCCAAGGTGATGGCGTCCGCCACCGGCAAATGGATCTCCAGCTCCGCATCCTTGGGATCGGCCACCATCATGATCCGCTCGCCCAGCGAAACGGGGCGGCCGGCCCAGTCGCCGGGATCGTCGAAGATGGCGACGCCGTCGCGCGGGGCGGTCAGGCGGATGCGCTCCAGAAGCTGCTGGATATAGGCGACCTCGGCCGCATGCTGCTCCCGCCGCCCCTGGAGCACGGCCATCTGCGCCCGGCTCTTCTCATCGAACACGGCGGATTGCTGGGCCTGCCTCAGCTCGGCATCGGCGACGGCGAGCTGCTGGCGGGCCACGTCCAGGCGGCTGGACATCTCCCGCCCGTCCATCGTGGCCAGCAGCTCGCCGGCGGCGACGGACTGATTGGGGCGGACCTTGATCTCCTCCACCACGCCTTGGATGGGCGCTCTGATCAGAACGGGATCGCGCGCCACCACCTCCGCCGGGGCCAGGGCCGACTGGCGGACGGGAATGAGCATGGCCAGAACCACCGCGACGGCGGCCCCCGCCAGCAGGCGGCGCTTGCGCGTGAAGACGGAGCGGCGGGCCTGCCGGCGCACCAGCGCCGCCCAGGCATGGGCGTAGGCGTCGGCCACCAACTCAAGCAGGCTGCGCTCGTGATCCGCCCAGGGCTCATCCCGCGCCAGCAGCAGAACGCCCTGGAGCGTGCCGTCGGGCCGGGAGAGCGGCAGCCACAGGCCGTGGGGCGGCAGATGTTCCTTCCAGGTCTCGCCGTCCTCCTCCGTCTCCATCACGGCGGCGGAGAGGGGGTGGATGCGCCGGCCGGCCTCGCCGTCGGCGCGGGTCCGGAACAGGCGCGTGATCCAGTGGGTGAAGGGCGCGTCGCGATCCGGCACGGCGAGGCCGGACAGGGCCTGTAGCCGCTGCTCATCCGCCCGCCACAGGGCGGCCTGACGGTAGGCCACCATCATGTGGGTGTCGTTGACCATCAGGAAGGCCAGCTCGTCCGGCGTGGCCGCGGCGCGGACGCGCTTTTCGAGCTGGATCAGCGCGGACATTGCCATGAGCTGGCGGTCCCGCATCTGCATGGGCTGGTTCATCGGCCGGAGCCTCCGCCAGCGGAAGCGCCCGCCACGGCGGGAACGGGGACCGGCATTTCCACGCTGCCGCTCATCCCTGCCAGCAGCCCGTCCTGGTTGCCGGCGATGCGGCCGAAGACCTTGACCGACTGGCTGATCGGATCGATGCGGGCGCCGAGGCGCGTGACCTCCGCCGGGTAGGAGCGGCCGATCTCATCCACCCGCACCTGGAACGTCTGACCCGGCGCCAGCCAGGTGAGCCAGTGGGAGGGGACGATCATCTCCAGCTCAAGCTCGCCGTCGTCGATCAGCTCCAGCAGCTTCTCGCCCTCGCTGACGAACTGATAGCGCTGGACATGCTTGGCAGCGACGCGGCCGGCGAAAGGGGCGAGGATGGCGCAACGGCTGACATAGACCTGGTTCAGCGCCGTTTCCGCCTTGGACATGGCGAGCTGGGCCAGGGCGTCGTCCATCTCGATCCGGCTGACCGAGTTCAGCTTTTCCAGCCGACCGATGATCTCCAGCTTCTTGCCGGCCGCATCCTCCTGGGCGCGGGCGCGGTCGAGGCGGGCCTTGTGCTCGGCGCAGTCCAGCGCCACCAGCACCTGCCCGCTCTTGAACCGCTCACCTTCCTTCACCGGCAGCTCGACGATCTTGCCGGCCAGTTCGCTGGACAGGACGGTCTGGCGGTGGGGGCTGAGCTGGGCGCGGATTTCCGGTGCGCGCCCAGCGCCCGACTGCCACTCCGCAGGGTCCGGGGGCAGCGGCAGGGGCGCATGCTCCGGCAAGACGGTCTGGGCGGACGCGGACAGGGGGATGGCCAGCCAGCCAGCCCCCAACAGCGCGGCCGCAACGGTTAGGCGAAAGGCAACTGCAGGGCTGGACATCGACGCATCCTGGTCTGGAGTCCGGGCGCGCCCGAACAGAGTAGGTGACTACCACGCCAAGGCGGCATGCGTCGAGAGAGTGAACCCTTTCGTAGTAAACAAAGCCTTACGCCGCGCAATCGTTCCGGATCGGGAATGATCCTACATCCGGGTCGTGCCGACGACTGCCGCCAGCGCAAGGGCGGTCAGCAGCAGCGCCACCGGAACGATCCAGCCGGGATGGAACAGAATCACCGCGGCGAAAGCCAGTAGGCCCACCAGGCCGATCACGGAGAAGCCGAGGGTCTTGAAGATGTCGGCGGGGGTATCCGCGCCGGTGCGGTCGATGGGGGCGGCCATGGCTCGAAGCTCCTGGTCAGGATTGGACAGGCGCTCTTCCTAGCGGCCGCCGACCAGCAGGGCCTTGATGTCGGTCAATCCGGGGTGCGACCCACGCGCGCACCCCGGCAGCCCCTGGATCAACCGCCCGCATTCTTCATCAGATAGGTTGCGAAGTCGGCGACCTTGATCTTGATCGGCGTCCGCTCGCTCTCCCCGGCCAGGGCACGGCCCAGGAGGATATGGCGGGTCACATTGTCGGGCACCACCTTGAAGATGCCGGTGGCGCCTTTCAGGCGGGGATAATATCCGGGGTCGATCATCTTCTCCCGCCCGGCCAGACGCTGGATCGCCGCCTCTTCGTCCAGATCGACTCCGTCCTGCTTCTTGACCAGGGTCCAGTCGGTCTCCCCCGCCCAGCCGCGGGCGATGACGTCCGCCACCGGCTCCTCGGTAATGCCGACCTTGAAGACGTGTTTGCTGAGCCCGACGTCGGAGGCCCAGGCGCTGAGATTGGCGCTGCGGGCGACGAACAGGGTTGCCATGAACCACTCCGGAACTGGTTGGGGACTGCGGGTTGGAGATACCTACCAGATATGCATCGACCGCCGGCGCGCAACGGCGCAGCCCGCCGATATCCAGCATAGAAAAACCCCGGCCGTTGGTTCCGGCCGGGGTCTTGCTGCCGGGCGAGGCCGGGAGCGACGTATCAGAAGGAGCCGCGCAGGGACAAGGTCACCACGTTGCGGGTATAGTCCTCGTTGGCGGTGGTGGAGTCGCGCGTGATGTACCGGTATCCGACCCCGACCCGGAGATTGCGGTTCAGCAGGTAGTCCGCGGTGGCGCCGAGATTCCAGACATCCTCCATCCGCTCGATACCCCGGTAGTCGTTCTCGGTGTAGCCGACCAGACCGCCGATCAGAACATTCCGCAGCAGCTCATGGTCCACCTGGATCGAAGCGCCGGACGAGATGTAGGCCGAGGCGCCGGTCTCCGTGGACTCATTCACCTCGTTGATCAGCCGGAACTGCACCGAGGTCAGCGACGTCGGGTTCCAGAGGATATTGCCGCCGTAGGTGAAGCCGTCCTCGTTCTGGAACAGCGGATTGTCGTACTTCTGCTGGCGGTAGCCGGCGAACAGCTCACCCGTGGTCACGCCACCAAGGTCGAAGGAGAAACCGGCATCAAGCCGGTAACCGTCGGAATTCCGGACGTTGTTGTCGTATTCGCGCCAGTTCAGGGCGCCCTGAACAAAGATGCTTGTATCCGGGCGGAACTCGTACCCTACGCGGGAAGCGACGTTGTATTCGATACGGTCGCGGAAATCCTGGTCAACGATGGTGGTGCCGACGCCCGGCACGTCCTTGAAATCGTAGTCGTTGAAGCTGCCCTGGACTCGCAGCGTGACACGGCGGCCGGTGCGGGAATAACCCAGCAGGCCGTAGACCAGATCGTATTCCGTCGGCTCACGCCCGCCCACATCGTTGGGCGAACCGCGCTCATCATGTTCCCGCCGGTATTCCAGCGTGGAATTGATCGAGTCCCCGCGGGTGATGTCCAACCGGGAATCGGCGCCGATGTTGAAATCCTCGTAATCCTCGCTGGTGAAATCGGCATGGCGGCCGATCTCCGCGGCGGAGCGGAGGCGGAGGTAATGGCTGTTCCAGTCCGACTGTACGATCAGGCTCGGCAGGAAGACCGCGACGAGATCGTCCACGGTTTCCTCATCCTCGGCGAAGATGTTGTCGTCGTAAGCGCCGGTCAGGGTGAGCGACGGCTTCACCAGGAAGGCGCCGGCGCGGATGCCCAGCGCATCGAAGTCGGGCCGCGCGCGCTCGGTAACAGGGATACCGCGCACATCCTGCGCATGCGCCGCATTCATTCCGGCGAGCAGCGCGATGGCTGCGACCATTGTCCTTTTCATGACCGAACCTCTGGGCAACAGTGCTGGTGGGATTACTGCTTTTGTTCTTGGCACTCGGCCCAGACAGACCAAACGGTTGGTCGCACCGGGCTGAGCTTAGAGCGTACGAACGGCCGGCTGATTAGCAACCGATATTGCGGGTATCAGCACTGTCCAATGACAGGCGTGTTCTCATAGCCACAGCTACCGGTCTCCAGCGGAACTTTACGCCCCTCCTGGCGTTCACCGGAGTTTGTATTGCACCAATATTATCCATACCGCCGCCCGCCCTTTGCGAGCAACCGGCCAAGCTCCTGCTCGAATCGGCACGGAGGCAGCCAGAGGTCCGCCGCACCGCGGCAGCCCCCCGATCCGAGGAGGTCTCGTGGAAACGGTGACATGCGTCTGGGCGGCAGAAGCGCAGCTCGGCGAAGGCC encodes the following:
- a CDS encoding autotransporter domain-containing protein — translated: MSRSISVAQRIEWLSGVSATALGVALMAAPMAAAAAPDAAVNAGFIIPRADLDPETSPPNGVRDLGITGVGQVITDTGGGFVGTCTGTLVNPRMVIFAAHCVNDVAASSYGEGGTGIGVFFKDDALPGIRQWLGGAGGPGLYVSNPEQAYYNVNQVWYDERSLELGEGLNFLQADLAIATLDRHATGIPTWAMLFSPLTAQTHVTLSGYGAVGDAENEVTSGNFRRRAVENMLSVLGSLDDRDQAIFGLESEFKQSLYMTDFDDPRRGSGQESIYDFDIFNGDALRREGTTGPGDSGGPLIVDRLFHRKVVAGVLSGGSRFFAEQPFSTYGTHNFYQPLFLFWDEVVRNNPYVYAAAKSGSGDWFDPKHWVQEMDPNYTVVRNGKLVTGLPDTPALGVSGDTVKFGEICYYDDCANLAEDSPRPPKGSGKSLVISGGPGSTGFVPNNVEPNRAKGTKARYYDVTLDARGTTRLSRSATIDRLTLDGPAGLDIRSSGRLRVLSDFNQLSGWTNVDGKLHTGEALVVSGVLSGKGTFRAPWLTLGAVAVAPAGDDVGRLTVQGNLVMSNASSLILDVKRGAADQLRVLADASAGSAGTAELDGTLVFNKAKGAAPRHGESYRILTAEGGVDGRFDNVLAITGVLRPKVSYTDDAVVAELRAGSLAQMLKSGSPLQLAFANILDRLRDGSYANLHGLYGEMDWLDGNALGAMFNNLAPSGLTGALSLFEAQNRGFTDLFSGRLALLGSPGGAHGLQVLGDVGQVLALGGDAGLHPAQRARGIGGMGFSGSYGAPQMVPLPDGMSGFVSGGYQEQGRSATVGQAAMTDDQGERSWHLAMGLERRAGERLTLGFATAYASGESAYGIQAYNTAETRSMQSAFYGAYRFDGGAYVAALASAGVNDADSRRQFGVGELPYDVAGRFQGSTVSTMMETGVNLIVPGGLTLTPKAGLRHSWLHTDGFEEAGGDAALRVDARTLARMEGRLGFGLGGVVETVSGWTLTPQVEAAFVRNLSGQDPAYRVRFVAVEMESFALPAALRDTGWGEVRGGLRMERAGLSFGLDLSTDIGRQELHEDRARASVGFRF
- a CDS encoding glutathione S-transferase family protein, with amino-acid sequence MIELFTAATPNGYKVSCLLEELGLDYQARRLDLTNSEQKEPWFLAINPNGRIPTIIDHAPADGGEPLPIFESGAIMVYLAEKTGKLLPTDVRGRTLVMQWLMFQMGGVGPMMGQANVFHRYFPEKIPAAIERYQKESKRLFTVLDGRLKDHEYLAGDFSIADIANWCWVRTHNWSGVEIDDLPNLRRWIDAIAARPACAKGITIPPRAENAEQVVKLGQSMIVR
- a CDS encoding class II aldolase/adducin family protein, which produces MSEASAQVSMSDAERKVRVDLAAAYRLVALFGWDDLVFTHISARVPGPEHHFLINPYGLLFEEITASSLVKVDLDGQKVGDSPYPVNPAGFTIHSAVHEVREDAGCVMHLHTPDGTAVATLEQGLLPLNQTAQLAMADLAYHDYEGVALDHDERPRLQRDLGSKGTMLLRNHGTLTVGPTVAQAFTRMYFLERACTMQVRTLAMQAAAGGGLYPTAEPVIEKNMQIGRMGLGQVADALVWPALIRKLDRVGPGYKD
- a CDS encoding substrate-binding periplasmic protein, giving the protein MRLGFLLAILFLVLAQFQAMAAERRVLTLAYDVNESWPWHLGTYTVPDAMPGLSLEYISEAARRLDVDVRFIRAPFRRALAMLKGGEVDGVFEASFRPERQEYGVYPLTAQGEPDASRSMFVQSYVFYVRRGERRFGWNGDKIDGLDGMVGVLRNTSVADDLTDRGYPVFEVGDNLRAMEMTAASRLDAVLLLDRIGKAVFHRHPELADALQTLDLPWERKPYYLMLSHALAAQEPAFAARLWVELARVAHSPFAEERLAAYEKALMASGRGESAANR
- a CDS encoding glutathione S-transferase family protein → MRLYDDPIAPTPRRVRMFLAEKGMDIPKVPIIIGKGEHKTETYRKLAPNTRVPALELDDGTVILESVAICRYIEGIQPEPPLMGTTPKEQALIEMWQRRIEFELLLPMASVFRHSHPKMAALEHQVPEFAAAQKPIAEQRLALLDEDLARHEFIAGDRFSIADITAFTTVEFFCKYGGIPLPEGLDNVRRWRDQVAARPSAQA
- a CDS encoding HlyD family efflux transporter periplasmic adaptor subunit — protein: MTPMVRLAPLRDELVLHKGPRGRDGAPTWTLEDPARNRFFRIGWAEVEMLARWEKGDPAAIAGAVSAATPLDLTGEDVEEFARFLMQANLLQVRGAEANGRLYAQIQAMRMGPAKWLLKNYLFMRIPLVRPERFLNATMRYVEPLYSRNFLLLTLLVGLTGLFLVARQWDVFLNTFLHFFSLEGAALSGLALLTAKVLHELGHAYTAKRFGCRVPTMGVALMVMWPVLYTDTSAAWTLPDRTKRLAIGAAGMAAEVALACYMTLLWSFLPDGPVRSAAFLLATTTWILTLAVNLNPFMRFDGYFLTTDALDVANLQERSFRLGRWWLREQLFGFGEPKPEVFEPKMERILIGYALGTWVYRFFLFLGIALLVYHLFFKVLGIFLMIVELAWFIGMPIWNEMKEWAKRRDAYRLNLNTTLTLSGAVLLLGLGLFPWKGSVHAPALLRAENQAQIFVPTGAQLAEVLVQQGDRVEAGQPLFRFAAPDLAFELAQVERQIAVLRWQSNFHAMVNEITANRQVTWQELETAIAKRAGLRQDADRLSVAAPFAGRLMERVPELAPGAWMPQGEWLATLVSPDSAMVEAYVPEADLRRLAVGGEAVFYPEEAARPSLRLRVTDIAQTATRRLGSAKELSSTYGGGLAAVPDKDGMPVPEMAVYRVLLTPVEMNNAPDLAVRGTVALEGERQSLAVAAWRSFMAVLVRESGF